A genomic region of Papaver somniferum cultivar HN1 chromosome 7, ASM357369v1, whole genome shotgun sequence contains the following coding sequences:
- the LOC113294117 gene encoding germin-like protein subfamily T member 2 gives MAAMFYIKTTSSFFLVLCFTVILFTLSCFSADPDPLQDICVADLNSTIRVNGFSCKPESQVTSEDFFFSGLTTGASTANPFGIGLKRGDVTTFPGLNTQGLTVSRIDLVPGGIIPLHVHPRASQANLLIKGKIYFGFVTTTDVLYAKVMKPGELNIIPRGLVHFAANVGPGNAVVLAILNSQLPGFSTLPFNLFNSTPTIPDYILAKNFRVDEKVIDIIKSKFAPNGSLAIAKREDI, from the coding sequence ATGGCTGCTATGTTTTATATCAAAACTACATCGTCATTCTTCCTAGTTCTGTGTTTTACTGTGATCCTGTTTACTTTGTCATGCTTTTCTGCTGATCCCGACCCGCTTCAAGACATTTGTGTTGCTGACTTGAACTCCACTATTCGTGTCAATGGGTTCTCTTGCAAGCCGGAGTCCCAAGTTACATCAGAGGATTTTTTCTTTAGTGGCTTGACAACTGGAGCAAGCACAGCGAATCCCTTCGGGATTGGATTGAAACGTGGTGATGTAACCACCTTCCCTGGGTTAAACACCCAAGGACTTACGGTAAGCCGAATCGACCTCGTACCTGGTGGAATTATTCCACTTCACGTTCACCCTCGAGCAAGTCAGGCTAACCTTCTCATAAAAGGGAAAATATATTTCGGGTTTGTAACTACTACTGATGTTTTATACGCAAAGGTTATGAAACCGGGAGAGTTGAATATTATTCCTAGAGGACTTGTGCACTTTGCAGCCAATGTTGGTCCTGGGAATGCTGTTGTGTTAGCTATTCTCAATAGTCAACTTCCTGGATTTTCAACACTTCCTTTTAACCTCTTTAATTCTACCCCAACAATTCCTGATTATATTTTGGCTAAGAACTTCCGAGTTGATGAGAAGGTCATTGATATTATAAAGTCTAAGTTTGCTCCCAATGGTTCTTTGGCTATTGCAAAAAGGGAGGATATATAG
- the LOC113294116 gene encoding germin-like protein subfamily T member 2, protein MAAKFRIKTASSFFLVLCLTVILFFSLSCFSADPDPLQDFCVADLNSTIKMNGYPCKPESEVTSKDFFFSGLMKGESTANPFGIGLKLGDVTAFPAMNTQGLTVSRIDIIPGGIIPLHVHPRASEANFIIKGIVYFGFISTTDVLYAKVMKAKELFIVPRGLVHFAENVGRGNAIVLAILNSQQPGFSTLPLNLFASIPTIPNDILAKNFLVDEKCVHFESGYIVCRMFE, encoded by the exons ATGGCTGCTAAGTTTAGAATTAAAACTGCATCATCATTCTTCCTAGTTCTTTGTTTAACAGTGATCCTGTTTTTCAGTTTATCATGCTTTTCGGCTGATCCCGACCCTCTCCAAGATTTTTGCGTTGCTGACTTAAACTCCACAATAAAAATGAATGGGTACCCTTGCAAGCCGGAGTCTGAAGTCACATCAAAGGATTTCTTCTTTAGCGGCTTGATGAAAGGAGAAAGCACAGCGAATCCCTTTGGGATTGGATTGAAACTTGGTGATGTGACCGCCTTCCCTGCCATGAACACCCAAGGACTTACAGTGAGCCGAATTGACATCATTCCTGGTGGAATCATTCCGCTTCATGTACACCCTCGAGCAAGTGAAGCTAATTTTATTATAAAAGGGATAGTCTATTTTGGGTTCATAAGTACTACTGATGTTTTGTACGCGAAAGTTATGAAAGCCAAAGAGTTGTTTATTGTTCCTAGAGGACTTGTGCACTTTGCAGAGAACGTTGGACGCGGGAACGCTATTGTCTTAGCTATTTTGAATAGTCAACAACCAGGATTTTCAACACTTCCTCTTAACCTCTTTGCTTCTATCCCAACAATTCCTAATGATATTTTAGCTAAGAACTTCCTAGTTGATGAGAAG TGTGTTCATTTTGAGTCTGGTTACATAGTTTGCCGAATGTTTGAGTAA